The genomic region GTAGCTAGTGGTGTGGCCATGAGTATAGCTGGTTCTTCCCGACCAGCCAGTGGTTCAGAACATAAGTTCAACCATGCATTAAACCAAATCGCTCCAAAACCTGCTTTGCACGGTGAGCAGTGCGGAGTTGGTTCAATAATGATGATGTATCTGCATGGCGGTGACTGGCAAAGTATCAGGCAGGCATTGATTGAGATCGGTGCTCCAACAAATGCAGAGGAACTGGGAATAGAGCCTGAATATATTATCAAAGCATTGATTAATTCACACACTATCCGTCCTGAGCGGTATACTATACTTGGGACTGGATTGACCACAGATGCAGCCGAAAGGCTTGCAAAGATCACTAATGTAATTGATTAAATATACATATTAATAATCTTAAATAAATGTATAAAATAAAAATTACACTTCAAAAGGAGAAATAATAATGGATGAAGATACTACCGTAACATTAATTGGCATAAGAATGGCAAAACCAGGAACCGAATTCATCTTTAGAGGAAAAAGCCTGGATTGTAATGGGTGTAAGGTTAAAAGTACATGTATGAACCTGGATAAAGGAGGTAGATATAAGGTCGTGAGTGTAAAGGATGCTCCATCATTGGAATGTCCTATTCATGATGGGGGTGTCAAGGCAGTTGAGGTGATAAAAACACCCTGGACTGTTATGATAGAGAGTAAAAAGGCGTTTGATGGTTCAACTATTGTCTACGAGTCTATTAATTGTGATGAAGAAGAATGTAATTCTAAGAAATTATGTAACAATCCCGGTCCAATTCCAGGTGAAAAATTTACCATTTTAACGATTGTGGGTGAACCCGAAGAAAAATGTTTAAAGGGATTTGCGCTGAAGATCGTAGAAATGCAATGACAATGTACCGTTAATTTAAAGCATACTGGATACAATGTTGGACGGCAGAACTAACACTAATTTATTTAATCATCATCGGAGGATAATATCATGGGTAAAACCGGTACAACTGAATGGGGCCGAATAAAAGGCAGAAAAGGCAAAGTGAGATTGGTAGAAAAAAGCAACATGACCCACAGACGTCCAGGTCCTGCACAGCGATTCAATTCGGCAGGCACCAAACGCAGGCGATTAGCACGTTCAGAAAAATCAATACAGAAATAAATGTCAATGCGTCTTATAGGCGCTTTCTTTCTTTTAAAATCCATTCTGTTCAACGGGCACGGCCATTTCGATATGGGTTCATGCTATTTCATTGACGAACGATTAGATTTGATGAGTGCTACAAGGCACTCATTCCAAAATCTTTTTAATAAACAACTCTATTCTTATTCTGATTGTAATTGAGTCTTATTGAGAGATTTTTCGGTAAAAAAGAAGAGGTTCCACTTCAGATTTCAGTGGAGTTTAATGAACTGCCAGGTTGGATAGAGACAGAGTCATCTCAGATTTTCGGTGTTCTGCGATCACATATCCAGCAGAAGTATGCTGAGATTAATACAATCCTTGAAGATATCGGTGAGAGCAGAGATCAATTGATAGATGCAAAATTCAGCGATAAAATATATGTTAGAATGGCAAAAGCCGGGGCATCCAAC from Methanosarcinales archaeon harbors:
- a CDS encoding UPF0179 family protein, whose translation is MDEDTTVTLIGIRMAKPGTEFIFRGKSLDCNGCKVKSTCMNLDKGGRYKVVSVKDAPSLECPIHDGGVKAVEVIKTPWTVMIESKKAFDGSTIVYESINCDEEECNSKKLCNNPGPIPGEKFTILTIVGEPEEKCLKGFALKIVEMQ
- a CDS encoding DUF5350 domain-containing protein — protein: MGKTGTTEWGRIKGRKGKVRLVEKSNMTHRRPGPAQRFNSAGTKRRRLARSEKSIQK